One window of the Pseudomonas knackmussii B13 genome contains the following:
- a CDS encoding DUF2857 domain-containing protein → MSAPNPLNQAVLAQALYDLRNGQLRRCKAMGFGEEELDALKHPALISVLANANVSWCSVSVNREVLRRLLKQAQDVEKEIATVDRMLRLGASTEMVSRFYGLTHQEVALRREVLGLPKRKGRHPVLDEEQDTELWRRWKAVTSSRNVDLEDETSVLDAAMDLAEGMELPLSVVWAAIKGWIDQGLG, encoded by the coding sequence ATGTCCGCACCGAACCCACTCAATCAGGCCGTCCTCGCCCAGGCGCTCTACGACCTGCGCAACGGCCAATTGCGTCGATGCAAGGCGATGGGGTTCGGGGAGGAAGAGTTGGATGCGCTCAAGCATCCAGCGCTCATCAGCGTATTGGCCAATGCCAACGTCTCCTGGTGCTCTGTCTCCGTGAACCGCGAAGTGCTCCGACGCTTGCTCAAGCAGGCGCAGGACGTGGAGAAGGAGATCGCCACCGTCGATCGCATGCTGCGCCTGGGCGCCAGTACGGAAATGGTGAGTCGCTTCTACGGGCTTACGCATCAGGAAGTCGCGCTACGACGCGAAGTTCTCGGTCTGCCCAAACGCAAGGGGCGCCATCCGGTTCTGGACGAGGAGCAGGACACGGAACTGTGGCGGCGCTGGAAGGCCGTGACCAGCAGCAGGAATGTCGATCTGGAGGACGAAACCTCGGTCCTTGATGCGGCAATGGACCTCGCCGAAGGCATGGAACTGCCGCTGTCGGTGGTCTGGGCTGCGATCAAAGGCTGGATCGATCAAGGATTGGGTTGA
- a CDS encoding DNA topoisomerase III, translating into MRLFLCEKPSQGKDIGRILGATQRGEGCLNGSGVTVTWCIGHLVEAAAPEAYDEQLKRWSIEQLPIIPQNWRVEVKPKTATQFKVVKALLAKATQLVIATDADREGELIAREIIELCGYRGPIERLWLSALNDASIRAALGKLRPSAETLPMYYSALARSRADWLVGMNLSRLFTVLGRQAGYDGVLSVGRVQTPTLKLVVDRDREIAAFVSVPYWAIDVSLSASGQSFTAQWVPPDAYTDDTGRCLQQPVAQRAAQQIRGAGSAQVVSVETERVREGPPLLFDLGTLQEVCSKQLGLDVQETLEIAQALYETHKATTYPRSDSGYLPESMFAEVSTVLDSLLRTDPSLRPIMDQLDRSQRSRAWNDGKVTAHHGIIPTLEPANLSAMSEKELAVYRLIRAHYLAQFLPHHEFDRTVANLACGQQKLAATGKQVVVKGWPLVLTEPQPDEDGDAAARSQVLPALREGLACLVADVDLKALKTLPPRPYTQGELVKSMKGVAKLVTDPRLKQKFRDTVGIGTEATRANIISGLIARGYIVKKGRAIRASDAAFTLIDAVPAAIADPGTTAVWEQALDMIEAGQLTLDVFIGKQAAWISQLIAQYSIASLSIKVPQGPACPQCGAPTRQRSGKSGPFWSCSRYPDCKGTLPVESGTSKRGASRPHRSGRQGS; encoded by the coding sequence ATGCGGCTGTTCTTGTGCGAGAAGCCCTCCCAGGGCAAAGACATTGGCCGGATTCTCGGCGCCACGCAGCGCGGTGAAGGCTGTCTCAACGGTTCCGGCGTCACTGTCACCTGGTGCATCGGCCATCTCGTAGAAGCCGCTGCGCCCGAAGCCTACGACGAGCAGTTGAAGCGCTGGTCCATTGAGCAGTTGCCCATCATTCCCCAGAATTGGCGGGTCGAGGTCAAACCGAAGACCGCCACGCAATTCAAGGTCGTCAAGGCGCTTCTGGCGAAGGCGACCCAGCTTGTCATCGCCACCGATGCCGACCGCGAAGGCGAGTTGATCGCTCGCGAGATCATCGAACTGTGCGGCTACCGCGGCCCCATCGAGCGGCTATGGTTGTCGGCACTCAACGATGCGTCCATCCGCGCCGCACTGGGCAAGCTCAGGCCATCGGCCGAGACGCTGCCGATGTACTACTCGGCGCTGGCACGATCGCGGGCCGACTGGCTCGTGGGAATGAACCTCAGCCGCCTGTTCACCGTGCTCGGTCGACAAGCGGGCTACGACGGCGTGCTGTCGGTCGGCCGCGTGCAGACACCGACGCTCAAGCTCGTGGTGGACCGCGACCGCGAAATTGCGGCCTTCGTGTCCGTACCGTACTGGGCCATCGACGTGTCCCTGTCCGCAAGCGGCCAGTCTTTCACCGCGCAATGGGTTCCGCCCGATGCCTACACCGACGACACGGGCCGCTGCCTGCAGCAGCCGGTCGCACAGCGGGCCGCGCAGCAGATTCGCGGCGCGGGCAGCGCGCAGGTGGTGTCGGTCGAGACCGAGCGCGTGCGCGAAGGCCCGCCGCTGCTGTTCGACCTGGGCACCTTGCAGGAGGTTTGTTCCAAGCAACTTGGGCTGGACGTGCAGGAAACCCTGGAGATCGCCCAGGCCCTGTACGAGACGCACAAAGCCACGACGTACCCGCGCTCGGATTCCGGCTATCTGCCCGAAAGCATGTTCGCCGAGGTGTCCACGGTTCTCGACAGTCTGCTCAGGACCGATCCCTCGCTGCGCCCGATCATGGACCAGCTCGACCGCTCCCAGCGCTCGCGTGCATGGAATGACGGCAAGGTCACGGCGCACCACGGCATCATTCCGACGCTCGAACCAGCGAACCTCTCGGCCATGAGCGAGAAGGAGTTGGCGGTGTACCGGCTGATCCGGGCGCATTACCTCGCGCAGTTCCTCCCTCACCACGAGTTCGATCGCACCGTGGCGAACCTAGCCTGCGGCCAGCAGAAACTGGCGGCCACGGGCAAGCAGGTCGTGGTGAAGGGCTGGCCCCTGGTACTGACCGAGCCTCAGCCCGACGAGGACGGCGACGCTGCGGCGCGCAGCCAGGTGCTTCCCGCGCTGCGCGAGGGCTTGGCATGTCTGGTGGCCGACGTCGATCTGAAGGCGCTCAAGACGCTGCCACCCAGGCCGTACACGCAGGGCGAACTTGTCAAATCCATGAAGGGAGTCGCCAAGCTGGTGACGGACCCGCGCCTGAAGCAGAAGTTCAGGGACACGGTCGGCATCGGCACCGAAGCGACGCGAGCCAACATCATCAGCGGCCTGATCGCACGCGGCTATATCGTGAAGAAGGGGCGCGCCATCCGCGCATCCGATGCTGCTTTCACACTGATCGACGCCGTGCCCGCGGCGATCGCCGACCCTGGCACTACCGCTGTCTGGGAACAGGCGCTCGACATGATCGAAGCTGGACAGCTTACGCTGGACGTATTCATCGGAAAGCAGGCTGCATGGATTTCGCAGTTGATCGCGCAGTACAGCATCGCGTCCCTGTCCATCAAGGTTCCCCAAGGGCCGGCATGCCCGCAGTGCGGCGCACCCACGCGTCAGCGCAGCGGCAAGAGCGGCCCGTTTTGGTCGTGCAGTCGTTACCCCGACTGCAAAGGCACGCTGCCGGTCGAATCCGGCACGTCCAAGCGCGGTGCCTCGCGCCCGCACCGCAGCGGCCGCCAAGGTTCCTGA
- a CDS encoding DNA cytosine methyltransferase, protein MNPHPCPPTHGRPRNAPLLYGSVCSGIEAVSLAWQPLGLEAAWFAEIEPFPSAVLAHRYPHVPNLGDMTAIARQVRAGTVPAPDILVGGTPCQSFSVAGARQGLNDPRGALTLAYVELANAIDQTRHQDRRPSATLVWENVPGVLNDRSNAFGHFLGALAGEGCALQPPGEKWAHAGCVSGPRRRIAWRVLDAQYFGVAQRRKRVFLVASGGDGLDPVEVLFERTGLLGDSSAGSAPWQEAARAAGSGAEAAGGYAGLKQPYGTVTMTFGFSGGTGPVDVAACLMAAGPKHDIRTETFMVQSIAGSIAHTLDTANGGKGSSEDGTGKGVPIIAFTAQGSGADATMDRAPTLRAGGHRNSHANAGVVPAIAFAQNNRGEVRFESGHGQVACTVLSNGKPGYGVPMVACVALRGRQQGLTAELGGGVSDALRTSGGGADKPHVLAPDFEAHFRYDWSEPGPGDWSHWRVRRLMPVECERLQGMPDDYTLIPYRGKPAADAPRYKAIGNSMAVPCVAWLGQRLVQCLHKTGSTAPD, encoded by the coding sequence ATGAACCCCCATCCTTGCCCCCCAACACACGGCAGGCCGCGCAACGCGCCGCTGCTCTACGGCAGCGTGTGCAGCGGCATCGAGGCCGTGAGCCTCGCCTGGCAACCCCTCGGCCTCGAAGCTGCGTGGTTCGCTGAGATCGAGCCGTTCCCGAGCGCCGTGCTCGCCCATCGTTACCCCCACGTGCCCAACCTGGGCGACATGACTGCGATCGCCCGCCAGGTGCGCGCCGGCACCGTGCCGGCGCCCGACATCCTGGTCGGCGGCACACCGTGCCAGTCGTTCAGCGTAGCCGGCGCGCGCCAGGGACTGAATGACCCGCGCGGCGCCTTGACCCTTGCCTATGTGGAGCTTGCAAATGCCATCGACCAAACCCGCCACCAAGACCGCCGCCCGTCGGCAACCCTCGTCTGGGAAAACGTCCCCGGCGTCCTCAACGACCGCAGCAATGCCTTCGGGCATTTCCTGGGCGCACTGGCCGGAGAAGGCTGTGCGCTCCAACCGCCAGGGGAAAAATGGGCGCACGCAGGTTGTGTGTCTGGACCCCGGCGCCGCATCGCCTGGCGCGTGCTCGACGCTCAATATTTCGGTGTCGCCCAACGCCGCAAGCGTGTGTTTCTTGTGGCAAGTGGTGGAGATGGCCTCGATCCCGTCGAAGTACTTTTTGAGCGCACAGGCCTGCTCGGGGATTCTTCTGCGGGCAGCGCGCCGTGGCAAGAAGCTGCCCGTGCTGCTGGATCGGGTGCTGAAGCAGCAGGCGGATACGCAGGACTGAAGCAGCCCTACGGCACGGTCACGATGACCTTCGGATTCAGTGGCGGCACCGGCCCCGTCGATGTGGCGGCATGTCTCATGGCCGCAGGCCCCAAGCACGACATCCGCACGGAGACGTTCATGGTGCAGTCGATCGCCGGCAGCATCGCCCACACCCTCGACACTGCCAACGGCGGCAAGGGCAGCAGCGAAGACGGTACGGGCAAGGGTGTGCCGATCATCGCTTTCACCGCGCAGGGCAGCGGCGCGGATGCCACGATGGATCGGGCTCCGACGCTGCGTGCAGGTGGGCACCGCAACAGCCATGCGAACGCCGGTGTCGTGCCCGCCATCGCCTTCGCGCAGAACAACCGCGGCGAAGTGCGTTTCGAGTCGGGCCATGGGCAGGTAGCTTGCACCGTCCTTTCCAACGGCAAGCCGGGCTATGGCGTGCCGATGGTGGCCTGCGTTGCCCTGCGGGGACGGCAGCAGGGTCTTACCGCGGAACTGGGCGGCGGCGTATCGGACGCACTGCGCACCAGCGGCGGCGGCGCTGACAAGCCCCATGTGCTGGCACCCGACTTCGAGGCGCATTTCCGTTACGACTGGAGCGAGCCCGGCCCCGGCGACTGGTCGCACTGGCGGGTGCGGCGGCTAATGCCCGTGGAATGCGAGCGGCTGCAAGGCATGCCCGACGACTACACGCTGATCCCGTACCGCGGCAAGCCCGCCGCGGATGCTCCGCGCTACAAGGCAATCGGCAATTCCATGGCGGTGCCGTGCGTTGCGTGGCTTGGCCAGCGGCTGGTGCAGTGCCTGCACAAGACGGGATCGACAGCTCCGGATTGA
- a CDS encoding PFL_4669 family integrating conjugative element protein has product MATNEPLQLNLGSLRSAMSLTLHTHHASRIWHGRAAAEGRPGIVGLNGYIAVMNKMKRGSEQDDPYSDWWMLRIEEKLDQTKSTLQSLREQVDQALAGVPAALSLGENLNVQPVKLPLFVNAQLGFAAVYLLADYDDIARKLILAHHTALIDRSTLERWLNEGAHALRSLFSLAQQYRYSGCTRDDFAAKNAAARAALEKFGELPQEVLEGTRRSKFAPPIARRGLQQRSDGSAAAPPSGDEAITAEPSETAAGEDEPA; this is encoded by the coding sequence ATGGCAACCAACGAACCTTTACAACTCAATCTCGGCTCCTTGCGCAGCGCGATGTCGCTGACGCTTCACACCCACCACGCCTCGCGCATCTGGCATGGGCGTGCCGCCGCTGAGGGGCGGCCGGGCATTGTCGGGCTCAACGGCTACATCGCCGTGATGAACAAGATGAAGCGCGGATCGGAGCAAGACGACCCGTACAGCGACTGGTGGATGTTGCGCATCGAGGAAAAGCTCGACCAGACCAAATCCACGCTGCAATCGCTGCGCGAGCAAGTTGACCAGGCGCTGGCCGGCGTACCCGCAGCATTGAGCCTGGGCGAAAACCTCAACGTGCAGCCGGTGAAGCTCCCCTTATTTGTGAACGCGCAGCTCGGCTTCGCGGCGGTCTATCTCCTGGCCGACTACGACGACATCGCCCGCAAGTTGATCCTCGCCCATCACACCGCGCTGATCGATCGCTCGACATTGGAGCGATGGCTCAACGAAGGCGCCCACGCGCTGCGCAGCCTGTTCAGTCTGGCGCAGCAGTACCGCTACTCGGGCTGCACCCGGGACGACTTCGCGGCCAAAAATGCCGCAGCACGGGCGGCGCTGGAGAAGTTCGGCGAACTGCCCCAGGAGGTGCTCGAAGGCACACGCCGTTCGAAGTTTGCGCCGCCCATCGCGCGCCGTGGCCTGCAACAGCGCAGCGATGGTTCTGCCGCAGCGCCTCCGTCCGGCGATGAAGCCATCACCGCCGAGCCATCCGAAACCGCAGCCGGTGAGGACGAACCGGCATGA
- a CDS encoding ParA family protein, giving the protein MQVVSIISTKGGVGKTTTAANLGGLAADAGLRVLLLDLDVQPTLSSYYELAHRAPGGIYELLAFNERDLDRLVSRTSIAGLDLVLSNDHRGELNTLLLHAPDGRLRLRHLLPVLAPLYDLLLIDTQGARSVLLEMAVLASDLALSPVTPEILAARELRRGTMQLLEDIAPYRHLGIEPPPLHLLINRVHPVSANARLIQQALRDLFQEHAGIRVLATDVPAIEAYPRAATRGLPVHRVEYRQPPGRVAPAALDTMRALASELFPQWQDQLAFVSGRQQRPSETGRQHGKRT; this is encoded by the coding sequence CGCAGCCAACCTCGGCGGTCTTGCCGCCGACGCGGGCTTGCGCGTACTGCTGCTCGACCTCGACGTGCAGCCCACGTTGTCGTCCTATTACGAACTGGCCCACCGCGCGCCCGGTGGCATCTACGAGCTGCTGGCCTTCAACGAGCGCGATCTCGACCGGCTCGTGTCCCGCACGAGCATCGCGGGCCTGGACCTAGTGCTCTCCAACGACCACCGAGGCGAACTGAACACCTTGCTGCTGCATGCGCCGGACGGGCGCCTGCGGTTACGCCATCTGTTGCCGGTGCTGGCGCCTCTCTATGACCTGCTGTTGATCGACACCCAGGGCGCGCGCAGCGTCTTGCTGGAGATGGCCGTGCTCGCGTCCGATCTTGCGCTGTCGCCCGTGACCCCGGAAATCCTCGCGGCCCGCGAGTTGCGGCGCGGCACCATGCAGTTGCTGGAGGACATCGCGCCGTACCGACACCTCGGCATCGAACCGCCGCCGCTGCACCTGCTCATCAACCGCGTCCACCCCGTGTCCGCCAACGCGCGGCTGATCCAGCAGGCCCTGCGCGACCTGTTCCAGGAGCATGCTGGCATCCGTGTGCTGGCTACTGACGTGCCGGCTATCGAAGCCTATCCGCGCGCTGCGACCCGCGGCCTGCCGGTGCATCGCGTCGAGTACCGACAGCCACCGGGCAGAGTCGCGCCAGCCGCTCTCGACACCATGCGCGCCCTTGCCAGCGAGTTGTTCCCGCAATGGCAGGATCAATTGGCCTTCGTGTCCGGCCGCCAGCAGCGTCCTTCTGAGACTGGGAGGCAGCATGGCAAGCGCACATGA
- a CDS encoding DUF3085 domain-containing protein, producing the protein MSLRFKGADLRPVLTEAIANQCRAVLVKDQGVYILAERGERRPDGRQKLLAYAVGCDPDTDPFDDWWFLAQRELGGDDFAEYFDPKDGVFTRILHTADDLMLSATATHLSLEVVPPV; encoded by the coding sequence ATGTCACTGCGATTCAAGGGCGCCGACCTGCGCCCTGTGTTGACCGAAGCGATCGCCAACCAGTGCCGAGCCGTCCTCGTCAAGGACCAAGGCGTGTACATCCTCGCCGAGCGCGGGGAACGCCGCCCGGACGGACGCCAGAAGTTGCTGGCCTATGCAGTCGGCTGCGACCCGGATACCGATCCGTTCGATGACTGGTGGTTCCTCGCCCAACGCGAGCTGGGCGGCGACGACTTCGCCGAGTACTTCGACCCGAAGGACGGCGTATTCACCCGCATCTTGCACACAGCGGACGATCTGATGCTGTCGGCCACCGCCACCCACTTGTCGTTGGAGGTCGTGCCTCCCGTTTAA
- a CDS encoding DUF3158 family protein, which produces MSDLNQPIRYFRGLQQEAFMRLEHAASLKGLLKPFKGKGDFEAWASQCFAMRDELIGLAQRQVLQQAVGHPFHLLPIELAQQTTGAGTTFLRWRKHDRSAMGVALWQELMASTSTPANLLADLHAIELQRITLNMQISLLHTLGRQAQECASKAAEADNAYLRRLTSTPPAMRDR; this is translated from the coding sequence ATGAGCGATCTGAACCAACCGATCCGCTACTTCCGGGGCCTGCAACAGGAAGCCTTCATGCGGCTGGAACACGCGGCCTCTCTAAAAGGCCTTTTAAAGCCTTTTAAAGGTAAAGGGGACTTCGAGGCCTGGGCCAGCCAGTGCTTCGCCATGCGCGACGAACTGATTGGCTTGGCGCAGCGACAGGTGCTGCAACAGGCAGTCGGGCATCCCTTCCACCTGCTACCCATCGAGCTGGCCCAGCAGACAACTGGCGCGGGAACGACGTTCCTTCGCTGGCGCAAGCACGACCGCTCGGCCATGGGCGTAGCCCTGTGGCAGGAGCTGATGGCGAGCACCAGCACGCCGGCCAACCTGCTGGCCGACCTGCACGCGATCGAGCTGCAGCGCATCACGTTGAACATGCAGATCAGCCTGCTGCACACCTTGGGCAGGCAGGCGCAGGAATGCGCCAGCAAAGCGGCCGAGGCAGACAACGCCTACCTGCGCCGGCTCACGTCCACCCCACCCGCAATGCGCGATCGGTGA
- a CDS encoding STY4528 family pathogenicity island replication protein yields MAVDDSAPRASRHGPVALADLFNSALKDLAPKPRAPASAPASAPSPGSTSGDGFLFSGNRHESVPRRLFLDRRLTPLERNAWQVFRMMLNEDGVTAFPTYEQLRPWLASTPCAGQASHETVARALTLLRLTRWLSLVRRRRDPKTGRILGNLYVLHDEPLTPFEAMQLDADYLQLVSQALGHSAKAVQVVGLHTLKEIAEDPLLSGRTLPSRLQVLAERLASQGIGTQESYPQEDMVHDSEEGAPSLLRNPEHPSSESEAGPKPASDGSLRNPKQDRTVRSSRINEVRTTARERGQVRAMQGVRLPDRFLGLKEEQQAGAMVALQQVDVPLRQAVLDEWADRCRGNTIRNPAGYLFGIIQRAIRGEFNAWAKQAGATAPPTAARDAPSEAPRNVVPPEVAKQHIERLRDLLRKS; encoded by the coding sequence ATGGCCGTGGATGACTCAGCACCACGAGCATCACGCCATGGCCCCGTCGCCCTCGCTGATCTGTTCAACAGCGCGCTGAAAGACCTTGCGCCCAAACCCCGGGCGCCCGCATCCGCACCTGCATCTGCACCGTCGCCTGGGTCAACATCTGGTGACGGTTTCCTTTTCAGCGGCAATCGTCACGAGAGCGTGCCGCGGCGGCTCTTTCTCGACCGACGCCTGACACCGCTGGAGCGCAATGCGTGGCAAGTGTTTCGGATGATGCTCAACGAGGATGGCGTCACTGCGTTTCCGACATATGAGCAACTTCGGCCATGGCTCGCGTCAACACCCTGCGCTGGACAAGCCTCCCACGAGACCGTCGCACGCGCGCTGACGCTGTTGCGCCTGACACGCTGGTTGAGTCTCGTGCGGCGCAGACGCGACCCCAAGACCGGCCGTATTCTCGGCAACCTCTATGTTCTGCACGACGAGCCCTTGACTCCATTCGAGGCGATGCAGCTCGACGCAGACTACTTGCAGCTCGTCAGCCAGGCTCTGGGCCACTCGGCCAAGGCCGTTCAGGTCGTGGGTCTGCACACCCTCAAGGAGATCGCCGAAGACCCGTTGCTGTCCGGCCGCACGCTGCCCTCGCGGCTGCAGGTCCTTGCCGAACGCCTCGCCAGCCAGGGCATCGGGACGCAAGAGAGTTATCCACAGGAGGACATGGTTCACGATTCCGAAGAAGGGGCTCCAAGCCTTCTTCGGAATCCCGAGCACCCGTCTTCGGAATCCGAAGCAGGGCCGAAACCCGCGTCAGACGGCTCTCTTCGGAATCCGAAGCAGGACCGTACTGTACGTAGTAGTCGTATTAATGAAGTACGTACTACCGCGCGCGAGCGTGGGCAGGTGCGCGCGATGCAAGGTGTCCGCTTGCCTGATCGCTTCCTTGGTTTGAAAGAAGAGCAGCAGGCCGGGGCGATGGTGGCATTGCAGCAGGTCGATGTCCCGCTGCGTCAGGCCGTGCTGGACGAATGGGCCGATCGTTGTCGCGGCAACACCATCCGCAACCCGGCCGGCTACCTGTTCGGCATCATCCAGCGCGCCATCCGTGGCGAGTTCAACGCGTGGGCCAAGCAGGCTGGCGCGACAGCACCCCCCACCGCCGCGCGAGATGCGCCGTCTGAGGCACCACGCAATGTGGTTCCACCCGAGGTGGCCAAACAGCACATCGAACGGCTGCGTGACCTTCTGCGCAAGAGCTGA
- a CDS encoding single-stranded DNA-binding protein gives MSTHFSGEGNIGSPPEYREFPNGNDEPTRLLRLNVYFDNPVPKKDGTFEDRGGFWAPVEIWHRDAEHWQRLYQKGMRVLVIGRMEREPWTDNEDQPRETWQVNARSVGILPYRIESVVLSPKPQEAEPKPQADQESTAPKETKRRK, from the coding sequence ATGAGCACGCATTTTTCTGGCGAAGGCAACATCGGCTCGCCACCGGAGTACCGCGAATTCCCCAATGGCAACGACGAGCCCACCCGCCTGCTGCGCCTGAACGTCTATTTCGACAACCCCGTTCCCAAGAAGGATGGCACCTTTGAGGACCGTGGCGGCTTCTGGGCGCCGGTGGAAATCTGGCACCGCGACGCCGAGCACTGGCAGCGCCTCTACCAGAAGGGTATGCGGGTGCTGGTGATCGGCCGCATGGAGCGCGAGCCTTGGACGGACAACGAAGATCAGCCACGCGAGACCTGGCAAGTCAACGCGCGCAGCGTCGGCATTCTGCCGTACCGCATCGAGTCTGTGGTCCTCAGCCCGAAGCCACAGGAGGCAGAACCGAAGCCGCAGGCCGACCAGGAATCGACCGCGCCGAAAGAGACGAAGCGCAGGAAGTGA
- a CDS encoding ParB family protein → MADMRSQDMAGKLLAAGFERSGPSATALSDPIVDTPMVVTLDQLRPYDHDPRKKRNSAYEEIKASIRERGLDAAPAITRRPGEDHYIIRNGGNTRLAILRELWSETKDERFFRISCLFRPWPARGEIVALTGHLAENELRGGLTFIERALGVEKAREFYEEESGTTLSQSELAPPPAPQQQSHISRMVDAVRYLLPAIPTVLYGGLGRHQVERLSVMRKACERTWEQYAKGRSLPLDFDGFFQEVLSQFDTQADEFSPQRVQDELIGQMSELLGIDYDVLALDLTESESRHRALVSDPTPPSAPPALPEPGAIARSPVESAPSTITPAPRPGHAAAAPTRREDDTAPREASAASPTAGVGDLLQEHIISPAPTTERLQSIQRMVADQLGDALPPDFSANVLQSIPVQAGGLYPISDIWYIDPGLDTPDRLRIHIAQFAREIAGEAELDEYVADRPDGIGFACRAQARPSSPLGRAVLALLVSLAGQTPADVGLDSGQIVTDLPALLHGQDDAALRLSDTALVKLFRLLRLARRLLDLEAGAVGSGT, encoded by the coding sequence ATGGCTGATATGAGGTCCCAGGACATGGCTGGCAAGCTGCTTGCCGCCGGGTTCGAACGTAGCGGTCCATCCGCCACCGCCTTGAGCGACCCGATTGTCGACACGCCGATGGTCGTGACGTTGGACCAGTTGCGTCCCTACGATCACGATCCACGCAAGAAGCGCAATTCCGCCTACGAGGAAATCAAGGCTTCCATCCGTGAACGCGGCCTGGATGCGGCGCCGGCCATCACGCGCCGTCCAGGCGAAGATCACTACATCATCCGCAACGGCGGCAACACGCGGCTGGCGATCCTGCGTGAACTCTGGTCGGAGACCAAGGACGAGCGATTCTTCCGCATATCGTGCTTGTTCCGCCCCTGGCCCGCACGTGGCGAGATCGTCGCATTGACCGGGCACCTTGCGGAGAACGAGCTACGCGGCGGCCTGACGTTCATCGAGCGAGCCCTCGGCGTCGAGAAAGCGCGTGAGTTCTACGAAGAGGAAAGCGGCACCACGCTGAGCCAGTCCGAACTGGCTCCCCCCCCCGCCCCCCAACAGCAGTCGCACATCAGCCGCATGGTCGATGCGGTCCGCTATCTGCTGCCCGCGATCCCGACCGTGCTCTATGGCGGATTGGGCCGCCACCAGGTCGAGCGGCTATCGGTCATGCGCAAGGCCTGTGAGCGCACCTGGGAGCAGTACGCCAAAGGCCGCTCTCTTCCTCTGGATTTCGACGGCTTCTTTCAGGAAGTGCTGTCGCAATTCGACACGCAGGCTGACGAGTTTTCGCCGCAGCGAGTGCAAGACGAGCTGATCGGCCAGATGTCCGAATTGCTGGGCATCGACTACGACGTCCTGGCGCTGGACCTGACCGAATCGGAGAGCCGTCACCGTGCGTTGGTCAGCGACCCGACGCCGCCATCGGCGCCGCCCGCATTGCCTGAGCCTGGGGCCATCGCGCGATCGCCGGTTGAATCAGCACCATCCACTATCACGCCTGCACCACGTCCAGGCCATGCAGCGGCCGCGCCTACGCGGCGCGAGGACGACACGGCCCCGAGGGAGGCCTCCGCGGCCAGCCCTACGGCAGGGGTCGGCGATTTGCTTCAGGAGCACATCATCTCCCCGGCACCAACGACGGAGCGGCTCCAGTCCATCCAGCGCATGGTCGCCGATCAGTTAGGCGACGCGCTACCGCCCGATTTCTCAGCCAACGTATTGCAGTCGATTCCAGTGCAGGCCGGTGGCCTCTATCCCATCTCGGACATCTGGTATATCGACCCTGGACTGGATACGCCCGATCGGCTACGCATCCACATCGCGCAGTTCGCGCGCGAGATCGCAGGCGAGGCCGAGCTGGACGAGTACGTCGCGGATCGTCCCGATGGCATCGGGTTCGCGTGCCGCGCCCAGGCACGGCCTTCGTCGCCCCTGGGACGCGCCGTGCTCGCGCTGCTGGTTTCTCTGGCCGGTCAGACGCCGGCCGACGTCGGCTTGGACAGCGGGCAAATCGTCACCGACCTGCCGGCACTGCTGCACGGCCAGGACGATGCGGCCTTGCGATTGAGCGACACCGCGCTGGTCAAGCTGTTCCGACTGCTGCGGTTGGCCCGACGCCTCCTGGACCTGGAAGCCGGCGCTGTCGGTTCTGGGACCTGA